In Trichoderma atroviride chromosome 2, complete sequence, one DNA window encodes the following:
- a CDS encoding uncharacterized protein (EggNog:ENOG41~SECRETED:SignalP(1-19)) has product MRRQSIVATVLLGVTTVAAGNPDKPEVNPHIPYDRLESDLRNNLHPTQSTWDYWGAGWIPQGCKDLANTYHLNPADFTVFNVHYTDCSASWTFCRHKDAGASEIDMIDMLGRLPVRMRSYTRHFMATPGLNDGAAAWTWSTGDTVVESAPNLATLVHEVSHSLDWHALPQYQQPFSSSSIWQDNYNQDSATPTGYGRTNWMENFAETGMVGVYDKVVPGGIGNIESNWNAIFHQYATYQGYLGDKIVPGGSCANRFDDTAPVTMSNSAKFKITSPKPETGIDFAGKNITQIIPSKEVEGLFIKG; this is encoded by the exons ATGCGTCGCCAATCAATTGTTGCTACAGTCCTTCTGGGCGTAACTACAGTCGCAGCTGGTAACCCTGACAAACCAGAGGTAAACCCTCACATTCCATATGACCGGTTAGAAAGCGACCTCCGTAACAACCTCCATCCAACTCAATCAACATGGGACTATTGGGGAGCTGGTTGGATTCCCCAGGGCTGCAAGGACTTGGCAAACACATACCACCTCAATCCTGCGGACTTCACTGTCTTCAATGTGCACTACACTGACTGTAGTGCGTCTTGGACGTTCTGTCGCCATaaagatgctggagcttcaGAAATCGATATGATTGACATGCTCGGTCGATTACCAGTTCGCATGCGCTCTTACACACG ACATTTCATGGCCACTCCCGGTCTTAATGATGGTGCCGCTGCTTGGACTTGGTCTACTGGTGACACTGTTGTCGAGAGCGCGCCAAATTTGGCAACTTTGGTCCATGAAGTTTCTCACAGCCTTGACTGGCATGCTCTGCCTCAATACCAACAGCCATTCAGCTCTTCGTCTATCTGGCAAGACAATTATAACCAAGACTCTGCCACTCCTACAGGCTATGGCCGGACGAATTGGATGGAAAACTTTGCTGAGACTGGCATGGTGGGAGTTTATGACAAGGTTGTTCCAGGTGGCATTGGCAATATTGAATCCAATTGGAATGCCATTTTCCACCAGTATGCCACATATCAAGGATACCTGGGCGACAAGATTGTCCCTGGTGGCTCTTGTGCTAACCGGTTCGACGACACGGCACCGGTTACTATGAGCAACAGCGCCAAGTTTAAAATTACCAGCCCCAAGCCGGAAACAGGGATTGACTTTGCTGGAAAGAATATTACTCAAATTATCCCAAGCAAGGAAGTTGAAGGATTATTCATTAAAGGCTAG
- a CDS encoding uncharacterized protein (EggNog:ENOG41), with amino-acid sequence MTSGTDGGQISGEVSQGLATGKGNTISSPGIMLTGHMGTRWVDATHWEAILDDIRELKDCTEALEQADDEFLLGTTEEESSGPTLFVGLSPLMNRSDVLAFLPPRPVVDRLISRYFNAKEPSTMILHVPTFHREYTQFWENQQAAPIAWVGLLFDIMCYAIFFYARAGDSLPGSLGEPAHVSEVYRTCAAQCLVLANYTTPGRYKVETLLLYSGTEFLRTGDTQIGSSILGGIITRLAMHMGYHRDSKHYQNLSVFDGEMRRRVWALIWQADNLISFQVGLPKTIPDLQCDTGLPHNLLDEDFDETTKALPSPRPMVERTPVTYAIVKSKLMSVFGRIAQRSYSATDTKHEDVAQLDEQLQIAHNSLPAFLRIRTMNMSIMDPADLIMQRYNLELLYQKARCVLHRRYLVICRSDLRYAYSRWSCVDAATQILRHQNDIYHETQPGGQLHRDRWFVTSLTSHDFLLAAMILCLELSSKTEQDSGNAHLNSDSSTFEGRQGLLRALETSYSIWIAFTEVSPEARKASKALEVMLQIAKKSHQGSVRSEEESADNHQSRLHNAHAGAAGGILSEETQFHRPMPGGTYSEHGEQRLDDLKTMRESMPIMMEDMFNASEEFDWHIWDSQIRNNSWESTDETWIT; translated from the exons ATGACATCTGGTACTGATGGAGGCCAAATATCCGGCGAGGTTTCGCAGGGTCTTGCTACAGGGAAAGGAAACACAATTAGTTCTCCAGGAATAATGCTTACAGGCCATATGGGCACAAGATGGGTTGATGCTACGCATTGGGAAGCCATTCTGGACGAT ATAAGAGAGCTCAAGGATTGCACGGAAGCACTTGagcaagcagatgatgagTTTCTTCTGGGCACTACCGAGGAGGAAAGCAGTGGACCAACATTATTTGTTGGGTTGTCTCCATTGATGAATCGTTCTGATGTCCTAGCATTCCTACCTCCAAGGCCTGTAGTCGACCGTCTTATTTCTCGTTATTTCAATGCCAAGGAACCCTCCACCA TGATTCTCCACGTTCCAACATTCCACCGAGAA TACACGCAGTTTTGGGAAAACCAACAGGCGGCACCTATAGCATGGGTTGGCCTTCTATTCGATATTATGTGCTATGCAATCTTCTTTTACGCTCGTGCGGGTGACTCTCTTCCAGGCTCTTTGGGCGAGCCGGCGCATGTTTCTGAAGTTTACAGAACCTGCGCAGCACAATGCTTAGTTCTCGCAAACTACACCACCCCAGGAAGGTACAAGGTCGAAACTCTCCTCCTCTACTCCGGAACAGAGTTTTTAAGGACCGGCGATACCCAAATTGGTAGCTCAATTCTCGGCGGTATTATTACTAGGTTAGCGATGCATATGGGCTACCATCGCGATTCGAAACACTACCAGAACCTGTCGGTCTTTGATGGGGAGATGAGGAGACGGGTTTGGGCTTTGATATGGCAAGCGGATAATCTTATTTCCTTTCAAGTTGGCCTCCCTAAAACTATACCCGACTTACAATGCGATACGGGGTTGCCTCACAATCTTCTCGACGAAGATTTCGACGAAACAACAAAAGCTCTCCCTTCGCCCAGGCCTATGGTGGAGCGTACTCCAGTGACATACGCAATAGTGAAAAGCAAACTGATGTCTGTGTTTGGCCGGATCGCTCAAAGATCCTATTCGGCCACGGACACAAAGCATGAGGACGTGGCACAGCTCGACGAGCAGCTGCAAATTGCACATAACTCATTGCCGGCTTTCCTGCGCATCCGCACAATGAATATGTCCATTATGGACCCAGCAGACCTCATTATGCAACGGTATAATCTTGAACTGCTATATCAGAAAGCTCGATGCGTCCTCCATCGGAGATATTTAGTTATATGCCGTTCCGATTTGAGGTATGCTTACTCAAGATGGTCGTGTGTAGATGCAGCAACGCAGATTCTTCGACATCAGAATGACATCTACCACGAGACGCAACCAGGAGGGCAGTTGCATAGAGATAGGTGGTTTGTAACGTCACTTACAAGCCATGACTTTCTCCTTGCTGCGATGATACTGTGCTTGGAGCTTTCTTCCAAGACTGAGCAGGATTCGGGTAATGCGCACCTCAACTCTGATAGTTCAACATTTGAGGGCAGACAAGGATTGCTACGTGCGCTGGAGACATCGTACAGTATTTGGATAGCGTTCACTGAAGTGTCCCCGGAGGCTCGCAAGGCTTCCAAGGCACTTGAAGTAATGTTGCAAATTGCGAAAAAGAGCCACCAAGGGTCTGTACGGAGTGAAGAAGAGTCTGCGGATAATCATCAGTCTAGGCTGCATAATGCACATG CAGGTGCTGCAGGGGGCATTTTATCCGAAGAAACTCAATTTCACAGGCCCATGCCTGGCGGAACGTATTCAGAGCATGGCGAGCAGAGACTAGACGATTTAAAGACGATGAGGGAGTCGATGCCAATTATGATGGAGGATATGTTTAATGCATCAGAAGAATTTGATTGG CATATTTGGGATAGTCAGATTCGGAATAATAGTTGGGAGTCTACAGATGAGACTTGGATAACTTGA